In one Hymenobacter sp. DG25B genomic region, the following are encoded:
- a CDS encoding CsgG/HfaB family protein, whose product MASLMQWLRAGLMVGVGLLASCAPYFHQPFASTPARLGAELRANSDFKSLPAAQQRVVVAVYKFRDQTGQYKPSANGSSFSTALTQGATSILLRALEESQWFDPIERENLGNLLNERKIIRSSRAEYSDQGGGKQQQPLLPPLLFAGVLLEGGIISYDANVITGGAGLRYFGAGASGQYRQDRVTVYLRAISTSNGKILKTVYTTKTILSQQVDASLFRFVKFKRLLETETGFTYNEPTEMAVKDAIEKSVQSLILEGIHEGLWTTRNPEDQNGPALKAYLNEKKENLNIDFLDRTLSDRRGHLGVGLLAGGQHYAGDYKGAVTRPGAEVTLRYTGPLDNKFSLAVNIGLSQLAAANYYQQTFYHAELCGLYRLLPRDKYTPYLLAGGGFIVKEGLERRTISKGSDYLPHLVAGVGMEYMLTNRIGLSAVLNSHYVLSDNLDDTKQGKYNDYYWGAMGGVTFYIGGTLNRVKSQANQKK is encoded by the coding sequence ATGGCTTCTCTAATGCAGTGGCTGCGCGCTGGCCTGATGGTCGGGGTGGGCTTGCTGGCGAGCTGTGCGCCTTATTTTCATCAGCCCTTTGCCTCTACGCCGGCCCGGCTGGGGGCCGAGCTGCGTGCCAACAGTGATTTTAAATCCCTGCCTGCTGCCCAGCAGCGGGTGGTAGTGGCCGTGTATAAGTTTCGGGACCAGACGGGGCAGTATAAGCCCTCGGCCAACGGCTCCAGCTTTTCTACGGCCTTAACGCAGGGGGCCACCTCAATTCTGCTGCGCGCGCTGGAAGAGTCGCAGTGGTTTGATCCTATTGAGCGGGAAAACCTGGGCAACCTGCTCAACGAGCGGAAGATCATCCGCTCCAGCCGGGCGGAATACTCCGACCAGGGCGGTGGCAAACAGCAACAGCCACTACTGCCGCCCCTGCTGTTTGCGGGCGTGCTGCTGGAAGGCGGCATTATATCCTATGATGCCAATGTGATAACCGGTGGGGCCGGCCTGCGCTACTTTGGGGCCGGCGCCTCCGGGCAGTACCGCCAGGACCGGGTAACAGTGTATCTGCGCGCTATTTCTACCAGCAATGGGAAGATTCTGAAAACGGTGTACACCACTAAAACCATTCTCTCGCAGCAGGTAGATGCCAGCTTGTTCCGGTTTGTTAAGTTTAAGCGCCTGCTGGAAACCGAAACCGGCTTTACGTACAATGAGCCCACCGAAATGGCGGTGAAAGATGCCATTGAGAAGTCCGTACAATCTCTGATTCTGGAAGGCATTCATGAAGGCCTCTGGACCACGCGCAACCCCGAAGACCAGAATGGCCCGGCCCTGAAGGCCTACCTGAACGAGAAAAAGGAAAATCTGAACATCGACTTTCTGGACCGTACCCTCTCTGACCGGCGCGGCCACCTGGGTGTGGGGCTGCTGGCCGGTGGGCAGCACTACGCCGGCGACTATAAAGGTGCGGTTACCCGCCCCGGCGCTGAAGTAACCCTGCGCTACACTGGCCCTCTGGATAACAAGTTCTCCCTAGCCGTCAACATTGGCCTAAGCCAGCTGGCCGCCGCCAACTATTACCAGCAAACCTTTTACCACGCCGAGCTATGTGGCTTATACCGCTTGCTCCCGCGCGACAAATACACGCCTTACCTGCTGGCCGGCGGCGGATTTATTGTGAAAGAAGGCCTGGAGAGACGCACCATTAGCAAAGGATCTGACTATTTGCCGCATCTGGTGGCCGGCGTGGGCATGGAATATATGCTCACGAATAGGATAGGTCTGAGTGCTGTGCTTAACTCCCACTACGTACTGTCTGATAATCTGGATGATACCAAACAGGGAAAGTATAATGACTACTACTGGGGAGCCATGGGGGGCGTCACTTTCTATATCGGCGGAACCTTAAATCGGGTAAAAAGTCAAGCAAATCAGAAGAAGTAA
- a CDS encoding curli production assembly/transport component CsgF, which produces MKTFFTWRLWLVGAVLFLGCQQLAQAQDLVYEPKNPAFGGGNTFNYSWLLSSAQSQNKLEDKDLKKGFERDPLKDFEENLNQQILSNLARKLVASQFGESELQEGTYIIGVYEIVVAPSSDGVSVQVTDTGTGDQTTVVIPFY; this is translated from the coding sequence ATGAAAACCTTCTTTACGTGGCGCTTATGGCTGGTGGGTGCAGTGCTTTTTCTGGGTTGCCAACAGTTGGCGCAGGCGCAGGATTTGGTTTATGAACCCAAGAACCCCGCCTTTGGGGGCGGCAATACTTTTAACTATTCCTGGCTGCTGAGCTCGGCCCAGTCGCAGAACAAGCTGGAAGACAAGGACCTGAAAAAGGGCTTTGAGCGCGACCCGCTCAAGGACTTCGAGGAAAACCTGAACCAGCAGATTCTCAGCAACCTGGCGCGCAAGCTGGTGGCCTCCCAGTTTGGCGAGTCGGAGCTACAGGAAGGCACTTACATTATTGGGGTGTATGAAATTGTGGTAGCCCCCAGCTCCGATGGTGTTTCGGTGCAGGTAACCGACACGGGCACCGGCGACCAGACCACGGTGGTTATTCCTTTCTATTAA
- a CDS encoding CsgE family curli-type amyloid fiber assembly protein, translating to MARSTTKVTKPILPPLWWRPWTMALGCLAGLLCLQLPVLAQEKLPATPKESPATRREQHLPADSTNAKRMAGLEVGSMVVDQTISKIGHDFYDVFYAQWEAPAGANDFMVVIREKPSRGLGAMISVQINDTDIMEMPIQPKFDQIEASAFSAVAVAQEFLINQLLTQSQLEEHADQVGNGIY from the coding sequence ATGGCCAGATCTACTACTAAAGTTACCAAGCCAATACTCCCACCTCTCTGGTGGCGCCCCTGGACCATGGCCCTGGGCTGCCTGGCGGGGTTGCTGTGCCTCCAACTCCCGGTGCTGGCGCAGGAAAAGCTGCCCGCTACGCCCAAAGAATCCCCGGCCACCAGGCGGGAGCAGCATTTGCCTGCCGATAGCACCAACGCCAAACGCATGGCCGGTCTGGAAGTAGGCAGCATGGTAGTCGATCAGACCATCAGCAAAATTGGCCACGATTTCTACGACGTTTTCTATGCGCAGTGGGAGGCGCCGGCGGGGGCCAATGATTTTATGGTGGTGATTCGGGAGAAACCTTCCCGAGGCCTGGGGGCCATGATATCAGTACAGATTAATGATACCGATATCATGGAAATGCCCATTCAGCCTAAGTTCGACCAGATAGAGGCCAGTGCCTTTAGTGCCGTAGCTGTGGCGCAGGAGTTTCTAATCAATCAGTTGCTGACCCAAAGCCAGCTGGAAGAGCACGCCGACCAGGTGGGCAACGGCATTTACTAA
- the murI gene encoding glutamate racemase translates to MASSAPDLSTRPIGIFDSGIGGLTVARAVNRVLPHERLVYFGDTAHLPYGDKSTAAIQAYSVKICDLLLKQHCKVILIACNSASAAAYELVREYVGSKARVLNVIDPIVAHVAATYAGCSVGLIGTKQTVNSNVYRKKLDDLDAGVELHSLATPLLAPMIEEGFFNNTISDNIIRTYLTNPVLENVEALVLACTHYPLIKEQIAEFYQGKVDVLDASDVVAEHVRHYLKENHLAAKAGTGIPAHHFYVSDFTSSFEQSTRIFFGQEVQLEHYPLWE, encoded by the coding sequence ATGGCATCATCTGCTCCCGACCTCAGCACCCGTCCCATCGGGATTTTTGACAGCGGAATTGGCGGGCTCACCGTGGCCCGGGCAGTAAACCGGGTATTGCCGCACGAGCGGCTGGTATACTTCGGCGACACGGCCCACCTGCCCTACGGCGACAAAAGCACGGCCGCCATTCAGGCCTACTCTGTCAAAATCTGTGACTTGCTGCTGAAGCAGCATTGCAAAGTCATTCTGATAGCCTGCAACTCGGCCTCGGCGGCGGCTTATGAACTGGTGCGGGAATATGTGGGCAGCAAAGCCCGCGTCCTGAACGTAATAGACCCCATAGTAGCCCACGTAGCGGCCACGTATGCCGGCTGCAGCGTAGGACTCATTGGCACCAAGCAAACGGTGAACAGCAACGTTTACCGCAAAAAGCTAGACGACCTGGACGCTGGCGTTGAGCTACATTCGTTAGCCACGCCGCTGCTGGCACCCATGATTGAGGAAGGATTCTTTAACAATACCATTTCCGATAACATCATCCGCACGTATCTCACCAACCCCGTGCTGGAAAATGTAGAGGCCCTGGTGCTGGCCTGCACCCATTACCCGCTGATTAAGGAGCAGATAGCCGAATTCTATCAGGGAAAAGTAGACGTGCTGGATGCTTCTGATGTGGTAGCGGAGCACGTGCGGCACTACCTGAAGGAAAACCACCTGGCTGCCAAAGCCGGGACGGGAATTCCGGCCCATCATTTCTATGTCTCGGACTTCACCAGCTCCTTTGAACAGAGCACCCGGATTTTCTTTGGGCAGGAGGTGCAGCTGGAGCATTATCCGCTGTGGGAGTAA
- a CDS encoding ATP-binding cassette domain-containing protein, whose amino-acid sequence MNLLSAENLSKNYADRWLFKDLNFGLQQGQRVAFVGINGTGKTTLMRILAGLEAPDTGLVSTRKGIRVTYLGQQPVFDESLTVEETIFASQNDTLKAIQEYEHVVNDPDHKSDDLQRVLERMDSLNAWDYEAQVQQILARLGILGELLTRNVSQLSGGQRKRVALARVLIEEPDVLLLDEPTNHLDLATIEWLENRLSSPTLTLLMVTHDRYFLDKVANEIVELDKGNMYRYQGNYAYFVEKKADREMREATEVEKARQLFKKELDWMRRMPQARGTKQKARIDAFYVTKEKASTNLSKQQIELSVKTTRQGGKIIEASHLNKKFGDNVVLDDFSYVFKKKDRIGLVGPNGAGKSTLLNMLTGKLQPDSGTIDVGQTTVFGYYTQTELEFDPEQRVIDIVKEVAEVVELANGDVLTASQFLNLFLFPPAQQYTLVSKLSGGEKRRLQLLRVLIKNPNFLILDEPTNDLDLATLNILEDFLLHFTGCLLIVSHDRYFLDHLAEHLFVLEPGGAVLNFPGNYTDYREWLAEKEADEAREAQKPQKAVAAPAPKPVAVATVEAAPAKRKATFTEKKEYDTLEKELGQLETQKQQLIEKLNSGAGSHQELADWAAQLKRTDAELDAKGERWLELADLL is encoded by the coding sequence ATGAATCTGCTTTCTGCTGAGAACCTCTCCAAAAATTACGCCGACCGGTGGCTGTTTAAAGACTTAAACTTTGGCCTGCAACAGGGCCAGCGGGTGGCCTTCGTGGGCATCAATGGCACCGGCAAAACCACGCTGATGCGCATTCTGGCGGGCCTGGAAGCGCCTGATACCGGCCTGGTAAGCACCCGCAAAGGCATCCGGGTAACGTACCTGGGCCAGCAGCCTGTGTTTGATGAATCCCTGACCGTAGAAGAAACCATCTTCGCCAGCCAGAACGACACACTGAAGGCCATTCAGGAATACGAGCACGTCGTAAACGACCCTGACCATAAATCCGACGACCTTCAGCGCGTGCTGGAGCGCATGGATTCCCTCAACGCCTGGGATTACGAGGCGCAGGTGCAGCAAATTCTGGCCCGGCTGGGTATTCTGGGCGAGTTGCTCACGCGCAACGTCAGCCAGCTTTCGGGCGGGCAGCGCAAGCGCGTGGCCCTGGCCCGCGTGCTCATTGAGGAGCCCGACGTACTACTGCTGGACGAACCCACCAACCATCTGGACCTGGCCACCATTGAGTGGCTGGAAAACCGCCTGTCCTCCCCCACCCTCACCCTGCTGATGGTGACCCACGACCGGTATTTCCTGGACAAGGTGGCCAACGAAATTGTGGAGCTGGACAAAGGCAACATGTACCGCTACCAGGGCAACTACGCCTACTTCGTGGAGAAAAAGGCTGACCGCGAAATGCGCGAAGCCACCGAAGTGGAAAAGGCCCGGCAGCTGTTTAAAAAGGAGCTGGACTGGATGCGCCGCATGCCCCAGGCCCGTGGCACCAAGCAAAAAGCCCGCATCGACGCCTTCTACGTAACCAAGGAAAAGGCCAGCACCAACCTGAGCAAGCAGCAGATTGAGCTGAGCGTGAAAACCACCCGCCAGGGCGGCAAAATCATCGAAGCCAGCCACCTGAACAAGAAGTTTGGGGATAATGTGGTACTGGATGATTTCAGCTACGTGTTCAAAAAGAAGGACCGCATTGGCCTGGTAGGGCCCAACGGCGCCGGCAAATCTACGCTCCTGAACATGCTCACGGGCAAGCTGCAGCCCGACTCCGGCACTATTGACGTGGGGCAGACCACAGTGTTTGGCTACTACACGCAAACAGAGCTGGAGTTCGACCCCGAGCAGCGCGTGATTGATATTGTAAAGGAAGTGGCCGAGGTGGTGGAGCTTGCCAACGGCGACGTACTCACGGCCAGTCAGTTCCTGAACCTGTTCCTGTTCCCGCCGGCCCAGCAGTACACGCTGGTCAGCAAGCTGAGCGGGGGCGAAAAGCGCCGTTTGCAGCTGCTGCGGGTGCTCATCAAAAACCCCAACTTCCTGATTCTTGACGAGCCAACCAACGACCTGGACCTGGCCACCCTCAACATTCTGGAAGACTTCCTGCTGCACTTCACCGGCTGCCTGCTCATCGTGAGTCACGACCGGTACTTCCTCGACCACCTGGCCGAGCACCTGTTTGTGCTGGAGCCCGGCGGAGCGGTTCTGAACTTCCCCGGCAACTACACCGACTACCGCGAGTGGCTGGCCGAAAAGGAGGCTGATGAGGCCCGGGAAGCCCAGAAACCCCAGAAAGCCGTGGCTGCCCCCGCGCCCAAGCCGGTAGCTGTAGCTACCGTAGAAGCAGCTCCGGCTAAGCGCAAAGCCACTTTCACTGAGAAAAAAGAGTACGATACCCTGGAAAAAGAATTGGGCCAGTTGGAAACGCAAAAGCAGCAGCTCATTGAAAAGCTGAACTCCGGCGCCGGCTCCCACCAGGAGCTAGCCGATTGGGCGGCCCAACTAAAGCGCACCGATGCGGAGCTGGATGCCAAAGGCGAACGGTGGTTGGAATTAGCCGATCTGCTGTAA
- a CDS encoding DUF952 domain-containing protein: protein MLYRIAESADWEQARETGFFASPDLDMDGFIHASERHQILETARRYYQGHEGLMLLEIEEAALAAAGLRVEREWAESRQEYFPHVFAPVPLEAIRRTWPFKATAAGEFQLPEELEGI, encoded by the coding sequence ATGCTATACCGCATAGCGGAATCCGCTGACTGGGAGCAGGCCCGGGAAACCGGCTTTTTCGCCAGCCCGGATCTGGACATGGATGGTTTTATCCATGCCTCGGAGCGCCACCAGATTCTGGAAACCGCGCGCCGCTATTACCAAGGACACGAGGGATTAATGCTGCTGGAAATAGAGGAAGCCGCCTTGGCTGCCGCTGGCCTGCGGGTGGAGCGGGAGTGGGCCGAAAGCCGCCAGGAGTATTTCCCGCACGTTTTTGCGCCGGTGCCATTGGAAGCCATCCGCCGGACGTGGCCTTTCAAGGCTACTGCCGCAGGTGAATTCCAGCTTCCGGAAGAGTTGGAAGGTATTTAA